A stretch of the Melanotaenia boesemani isolate fMelBoe1 chromosome 24, fMelBoe1.pri, whole genome shotgun sequence genome encodes the following:
- the LOC121635878 gene encoding gamma-crystallin S-like: protein MGRIIFYEYKNYQGRRYECDSDCTNFHSYLSCCNSVRVESGTWVIYERPNYLGYQYVLTKGEYPNYQSWSGLNDRVSSCKMIHFTSEDPDRIQLYDKVDFSGQMFETSEDCPSVLERLHWREVHSCKVLGGWWVFYEQSNYKGLQRLLGKGEFASPAVWGAACSTVQSFRRIRE, encoded by the exons ATGGGCAGG ATCATCTTCTACGAGTACAAGAACTACCAGGGTCGCAGGTATGAGTGTGACAGCGACTGCACCAACTTCCACTCTTACCTGAGCTGCTGCAATTCGGTGCGGGTGGAGAGTGGGACCTGGGTTATCTATGAGAGGCCAAACTACCTGGGCTACCAGTACGTCCTGACCAAAGGGGAGTACCCCAACTACCAGAGCTGGAGTGGCCTCAACGACAGAGTCAGCTCCTGCAAGATGATTCACTTT ACCTCAGAGGATCCTGATAGGATCCAGCTCTATGACAAAGTGGACTTTTCAGGTCAGATGTTTGAGACAAGTGAGGATTGCCCCTCTGTGTTGGAGAGGCTTCACTGGAGAGAGGTGCACTCCTGCAAAGTCCTGGGAGGCTGGTGGGTCTTTTACGAGCAATCCAACTACAAAGGTCTCCAGCGCCTGCTGGGGAAAGGCGAGTTCGCCAGTCCTGCGGTATGGGGTGCCGCCTGCTCCACAGTGCAGTCGTTTAGACGGATAAGAGAGTAG